DNA from Streptomyces rishiriensis:
GGGTGTGGCCGCGTCCGCGCAGTGGATCGCCAACTGGGCCATCACCGCGAGCTTCCCGTCGCTGGCCGACTGGAACCTCTCCGCGACCTACGTGATCTACACGGTCTTCGCCGCGCTCTCCATCCCGTTCGTCCTGAAGTACGTCAAGGAGACGAAGGGCAAGGCGCTGGAGGAGATGGGCTGAGCCTCCCCGAGAGGCCCCCGGGCCCCCTGAACTCGAGGAGCCGGGCCAAGTCCCCGCTGCCCGCTCCTCGATACCCGTGGAAACGCGCTGCCCCGGCTCACCCGTCGAGCCGGGGCAGCACGTCTTCGCAGAACAGCCGCAGCCCACGCCACCCCTCCGCCGTGGGCATCCCGCCGGCCAGCGGATGCAGGACGAGGTTGTCGAGCCCCTGCGCCACGCACTCGTCCGGCGTGAGGATCCGGTAGACGCCCTCGTCACGGAGCTCCCGGACGCTGCCCGCCGCCGACCGCACCGCCGAGCGGATGTCGCCGGACTGCCAGGAGGCGTACGTGCGGGCCTCGTGCAGGAAGTGTTCGCCGTACTCGGCCCACGCCCGGTCCGGATCCTCCGCGATGTGCAGCAGCGGGGTCTCGGCGCCCGGCATCATCGTCCAGCCCTCGGTCCCGTACTCCACCAGCCGCTCCTTGTAGTACGCCTCCAGCTCCGGAAGGTGCGCGCTGGGGAAGAAGGGCAGGCCGAACCGGGCGGCCCGGCGGGCGGCGGCCCTGGAGGAGCCGCCGACCAGCAGCAGCGGGTGGGGGGCGGAGCCCGGACGCGGGGTGACCCGCACCGTGCGGCCCCGGTACTCGAACTCCTCGCCGGTCCAGGCCTTGAGCAGGGTGTCGAGGAGCTCGTCCTGGAGCCGCCCGCGCCGCTTCCAGTCCACCCCCGCCCGGGCGTACTCCTCGGGCCGGTACCCGATGCCGGCGACCGTGACCAGCCGGCCGCCGCTCAGCAGGTCGAGCACCGCGATGTCCTCGGCCAGCCGCAGCGGGTCGTGCAGCGGGCCGATCACCGCCGAGACCGTGACCGCGAGCCGCCGGGTCGCGCCGAGCACGGCGCCCGCGAAGGCGAACGGCGACGGCAGCCAGTTGTTCTCGGCTCCGTGATGCTCCTCGGTCTGCACGGTCGTGACCCCGCACTCGTCGGCGTACGCGGCCATCTCCAGAGCGGCCCGGTACCGCACGCCGAGCTCGGCCGGGGTCGCGCCGGGAGCGACGAGGTTGAAACGGACGACGGTGACGGGCATGGCAGGCCCCCTTCGGCGGATGTCCGGGGACCGTAGCTGACGGCACATCAGATAGCCATGGGTCGGGCCCTCCCGGCCGTGGGCCCGGGCCATGACCCGACCCGTCGTGCCGACCGACCCGCAGGGCGGGGCCGGCCGGGGGCGCGTCGCGGGAGACCGAGGACCGCTGCCCGCGCCTGCGCTTGCGGGCGAGGGCCGCACTGCACAAGAGCGGCACGGCCCAGCCGTACGGACCGGGGAGCGGGGCCGCGGGCGGGTGGGGATGGATACTGGACGCGTTATGGAAACCGTCATCCTTGCTGTAGTCATCGCCGTGGTCGTGCTCGGTGTGCTCGCCGGGCTCGTGGTCGGCAGCCGACGGAAGAAGTCGCTGCCACCGCCGCCCCCCACCGCGCCCGACATCACCGCCCCTCCGGCCGAGCCGCACGTCGGCGACGAGGCCGAGACGCCACGCGACGAACCGCGCCGCACGATAGAGGAGGTGGATCTTCCCGGCGGCGGTTCGACCGGCACCGCCGTCGAGGAACCGCCCGTCGTCGAGGTTCCCGAACTCGAGATCCCGGAGCCCACCGAGGGGCGGCTGGTCCGCCTCCGCGCCCGGTTGTCCCGCTCGCAGAACGCCCTCGGCAAGGGCCTGCTCACGCTGCTCTCCCGCGAGCACCTCGACGAGGACACCTGGGAGGAGATCGAGGACACGCTGCTCACCGCCGACGTCGGCGTGCTGCCGACCCAGGAACTGGTCGAGCGGCTGCGTGAGCGCGTCCGGGTGCTCGGCACCCGCACCCCCGAGGGCCTGCGCGGTCTGCTGCGCGACGAGCTGCTCAAGCTGGTCGGCACCGACGTCGACCGCACGGTGAAGACCGAGCCCGCGGAGCGCAAGCCGGGCATCGTGATGGTCGTCGGGGTCAACGGCACCGGCAAGACCACCACCACCGGCAAGCTCGCGCGGGTGCTCGTGGCCGACGGGCGGACCGTCGTCCTCGGCGCCGCCGACACCTTCCGCGCCGCCGCCGCCGACCAGCTCCAGACCTGGGGCGAGCGGGTGGGCGCGCACACCGTGCGGGGCCCGGAGGCGGGCGACCCCGCCTCCGTCGCGTTCGACGCGGTGAAGGAGGGCAAGGAGATGGGGGTGGACGTCGTCCTCATCGACACCGCGGGGCGGCTGCACACCAAGACCGGCCTCATGGACGAGCTGGGCAAGGTCAAGCGGGTCGTCGAGAAGCACGCGCCGCTCGACGAGGTGCTGCTCGTCCTCGACGCCACCACCGGCCAGAACGGTCTCGTCCAGGCCCGGGTCTTCGCCGAGGTCGTGAACATCACCGGCATCGTCCTGACCAAGCTGGACGGCACGGCGAAGGGCGGCATCGTGATCGCGGTCCAGCGCGAGCTGGGCGTCCCGGTCAAGCTGATCGGACTCGGCGAGGGCGCGGACGACCTGGCGCCCTTCGAGCCGGAGGCGTTCGTGGATGCCCTTATCGGCGACTGAGGACCGCCGCCCGCCGCCCACGGACCGCGACCATCGATCGAGGTACCAGGACGGCGACCAGCCGGGTCCGCGACAGCGGCGCCGGTTCAGGCGAACGAAGGGACGAAGCGCCCGCCCCCAGGTGCAGTGGGAGCGGGCGCTCGGCCGTGTGCACGCCGGACGGCTCAGGCGCGCGAACGGTGGGCCAGATAGGCCAGCGTGCCCAGCAGCAGACGGGCCTGCGGCGGGCGGGTCGCCGAGTCCAGCGCGGGCGGACGCAGCCAGCGCACCGGTCCGAGCCCGCCGCGGTCGGAGGGCGGGGCCGTGACGAACGTACCGGGCCCGAGGCCGTGCAGGTCCAGGGCGGTCGGGTCGTCCCAGCCCATGCGGTAGAGCAGGCCGGTCAGTTCGGCGGCGGCGCCGGGGGCGACGAAGAACTGGGCGCGGCCCTCGGGGGTGGCGGTGACCGGGCCGAGGGGGAGACCCATGCGCTCCAGCCGGACCAGGGCGCGACGGCCGGCGGCCTCGGCGACGTCGATCACGTCGAACGCGCGCCCCACGGGCAGCATCACCGCGGCGCCCGGGAACTCCGACCAGGTCCTGCTCACGTCGTCGAGGGTGGCCCCGGCGGGCACCCGGGGGGCGAACGTCAGCGGATGCGCGCCGGGTTCGCGGCAGTCGGAGCGCCCGCAGGAGCAGACGCCCGCCGCGGCCCGCGCGCCGGGGACCGCGTCCCAGCCCCACAGTCCCGTGAACTCGGCGACGGCGGTGCACTCGGACGAGCGACCGCGCCTGCGCGCGCCGGAGCGGATCTCGCGAATGCCGCCGATCGTGAAGCCCATGCCCCCTCCAACGGGTTCGACGCGCCGATGGTTACGCAGCGATCGATCGTCGTGACTCTGTGTACTTACACGCTTCCCGGCGGCCGCTCGATCCGGACAGCGCCCGGAAGTGCTCCAGGGGGTGTGTCACGCCGTACGCGCCCCTGAGTGCTTCGCTCCGCCACTTCCGGCCGTCCTATGTCAAGTGAATCGCGTACGGGTCACCTGGAGTTCATCCGAAGGGGTGGCGAATGGTGGCGTTTCCGGGATCCTCGTGGCCGGAGCAGTGATCGTAGGATTACTTTGAGTGTGCGGGTCCTGGAGGCACATGCGCTTGTGGGTATGCCGGGGGCAAGTCGGCTTTCCGTTCGAAGGGTGACAAGTCCCGTACGGCAGGCCGTATTTACCGGCATTCTGATAAGGGTTGGCGCACTCAGTGACAAGTGGTCTCAGGGATGGGGGCGTTCCAGTGAGCGGCAACGGCGGAAGCGGAAGTAACGCTGCGGGTGTGGACAAGCGCCCGAACGAGCTGCTCTCTTCGTGGTTCGTGCGCAGCGGCTGGTCGAAGGGTGAACTCGCGCGTCAGGTCAACCGCCGCGCACGCCAGTTGGGCGCCAACCACATCTCCACGGACACCTCGCGGGTGCGCCGCTGGCTGGACGGCGAGAACCCCCGCGAGCCCATCCCCAGGATCCTGTCGGAGCTGTTCTCCGAGCGGTTCGGCTGTGTCGTCTCCGTCGAGGACCTCGGGCTGCGCGCCGCGCGCCAGGTGCCCTCCGTGACCGGTGTCGACCTGCCGTGGACTGCCCCGCAGACGGTGGCCCAGCTCAGCGAGTTCTCGCGCAGCGACCTGATGCTGGCGCGGCGTGGCTTCCTCGGGACCTCGCTCGCCCTGTGCGCGGGCCCGTCCCTCATCGAGCCCATGCAGCGCTGGCTGGTCCCCTCGCCGCCCGCCCCGCTCGAGGAGCCGGACTCGATTCCCACCAGCCGGGCCCGTGGCCGGCTCTCCAGGCCCGAACTGGACCTCCTGGAGTCCACCACCGTGATGTTCCGGCAGTGGGACGCGCAGTGCGGCGGCGGGCTGCGCCGCAAGGCCGTCGTCGGGCAACTGCACGAGGTCACGGATCTCCTCCAGGAGCCCCAGCCCGAGTCCACCGCGAGGAGGCTCTTCAAGGTCGCCGCCGAACTGGCGGAGCTGGCGGGCTGGATGAGCTACGACGTGGGGCTCCAGCCCACCGCGCAGAAGTACTTCGTCCTCGCCCTGCACGCGGCGAAGGAGGCCGGTGACCGGCCGCTCGGCTCCTACGTGCTGTCCAGCATGAGCCGCCAGATGATCCACCTCGGCCGGCCCGAGGACGCCCTGGAACTGGTCCACCTCGCGCAGTACGGCAGCCGCGACTGCGCGAGCCCGCGCACCCAGTCCATGCTGTATGCGATGGAGGCCCGCGCCTACGCCAACATGGGGCAGCCCGGCCGGTGCAAGCGGGCGGTGCGGATGGCCGAGGACACCTTCGCCGAGTCCGACGAGTGGGACGAGCCGGACCCGGACTGGATCCGCTTCTTCTCCGAGGCCGAGTTGTACGGCGAGAACAGCCACTCCTTCCGTGACCTCGCCTATGTCGCCGGCCGCAGTCCCACGTACGCCTCGCTGGCCGAACCCCTGATGCGCAAGGCCGTGAAGCTGTTCGCGGGCGACCACGACCACCAGCGGTCGTATGTGCTGAACCTGATCGGCATGGCCACCGTGCACCTCCTGCAGCGGGAGCCCGAGCAGAGCGCCACCCTCGCCACACAGGCCATGAAGGAGGCCAAGAAGGTGCGCTCCGAGCGCGTCAACACTCGTATCCGAAAGACCGTCGACAGCGCCGTACGCGATTTCGGTGATCTCTCCGAGGTCGTGGACCTGACCGAGCGGCTCACCATCGAGCTGCCGGAGACGGCGGAAGCGGTCTGATCCGGCTCGTCCGCACAGCGAAACCCTGGACTCCGGCCGCGGCCGGCCCTCCCGAACTGCCCGACTCGGCTCCCCCATGCCAGGTCATTCGGAAGGCCGCCCGCGGCCGGTTTATCGCGTTCTTCGAAGGTTGCGCCACGATAACGATCCACTCGCCGAACATCAGGCAGTTCATCGAGGCGTAACGCACGAGGCGCCTTCGTCACAGCGGCGAAACAACGAGGGGCGTCGACCGAAACCGCGCTGCGCGAATCTCATGGCGCATAACCGGCCCACCCCTCACGACCCGCTCTGGCTTCGCCCGCACGGGGCCGTACCTACGACGAGGAGACGCCGATGGCACAGGCCGCCATCACGCTTGCGGCGGACGCACCCACGCTGTCGTCCGCGAACACAGGCTTCATGCTCATCTGTTCCGCACTGGTACTGATCATGACCCCGGGCCTCGCCTTCTTCTACGGAGGCATGGTCCGCGTCAAGAGCACGCTCAACATGCTGATGATGAGCTTCATCAGCATCGGGATCGTCACCATCCTGTGGGTGTTGTACGGCTTCTCCCTCGCTTTCGGCACCGACTCCGGCAGCCTCATCGGCTGGAACTCCGACTGGGTCGGCCTCAGCAACATCGGCCTGACGGAGCTGTGGGACGGCTACACCATCCCGATCTTCGTGTTCATGGTCTTCCAGATGATGTTCGCGATCATCACGCCCGCCCTGATCAGCGGTGCGCTCGCCGACCGCGTCAAGTTCTCCGCGTGGGCGCTGTTCGTCGCACTGTGGGCCACGGTCGTGTACTTCCCCGTCGCGCACTGGGTCTGGGGCGCCGGCGGCTGGGCCTTCGAGCTGGGTGTCATCGACTTCGCCGGTGGTACGGCGGTGCACATCAACGCCGGTGCCGCGGCCCTCGGCGTGATCCTCGTCATCGGCAAGCGGGTCGGGTTCAAGAAGGACCCGATGCGCCCGCACAGCCTGCCGCTGGTCATGCTCGGCGCCGGTCTGCTGTGGTTCGGCTGGTTCGGCTTCAACGCCGGCTCGTGGCTCGGCAACGACGACGGCGTGGGCGCGCTGATGTTCGTCAACACGCAGGTCGCCACCGCCGCCGCCATGCTGGCCTGGCTCGTCTACGAGAAGATCCGCCACGGTGCGTTCACCACGCTGGGCGCGGCCTCCGGCGCGGTCGCCGGTCTGGTCGCCATCACCCCCTCGGGTGGTGCGGTCTCCCCGCTCGGCGCGATCGCCGTCGGTGTCATCGCGGGTGTCCTGTGCGCCATGGCCGTGGGCCTGAAGTACCGGTTCGGCTACGACGACTCGCTCGACGTCGTCGGCGTCCACCTGGTCGGCGGTGTCGTCGGCTCCCTGCTGATCGGCTTCTTCGCCAGCGGCAAGGGACAGTCCGACGTCGAGGGCCTCTTCTACGGCGGCGGCCTCGACCAGTTCTGGAAGCAGTGCGCCGGCGTCTTCGCGGTCCTCGCCTACTCCCTGGTCGTCTCCGCGGTCCTCGCCTTCCTCCTCGACAAGACGATCGGGATGCGCGTCACCGAGGACGTCGAGGTCGCCGGCATCGACCAGGCGGAGCACGCCGAGACCGCATACGACTTCAGCGGGGCCGGCGGCGGCGCCGCCCGCACGACCGCCCTCCCGACCGCGGTCACCGACGCGAGCAAGAAGGTGGACGCATGAAGCTCATCACCGCCGTCGTGAAGCCCCACCGGCTGGACGAGATCAAGGAAGCCC
Protein-coding regions in this window:
- a CDS encoding LLM class flavin-dependent oxidoreductase, which translates into the protein MPVTVVRFNLVAPGATPAELGVRYRAALEMAAYADECGVTTVQTEEHHGAENNWLPSPFAFAGAVLGATRRLAVTVSAVIGPLHDPLRLAEDIAVLDLLSGGRLVTVAGIGYRPEEYARAGVDWKRRGRLQDELLDTLLKAWTGEEFEYRGRTVRVTPRPGSAPHPLLLVGGSSRAAARRAARFGLPFFPSAHLPELEAYYKERLVEYGTEGWTMMPGAETPLLHIAEDPDRAWAEYGEHFLHEARTYASWQSGDIRSAVRSAAGSVRELRDEGVYRILTPDECVAQGLDNLVLHPLAGGMPTAEGWRGLRLFCEDVLPRLDG
- the nsdA gene encoding transcriptional repressor NsdA; the encoded protein is MSGNGGSGSNAAGVDKRPNELLSSWFVRSGWSKGELARQVNRRARQLGANHISTDTSRVRRWLDGENPREPIPRILSELFSERFGCVVSVEDLGLRAARQVPSVTGVDLPWTAPQTVAQLSEFSRSDLMLARRGFLGTSLALCAGPSLIEPMQRWLVPSPPAPLEEPDSIPTSRARGRLSRPELDLLESTTVMFRQWDAQCGGGLRRKAVVGQLHEVTDLLQEPQPESTARRLFKVAAELAELAGWMSYDVGLQPTAQKYFVLALHAAKEAGDRPLGSYVLSSMSRQMIHLGRPEDALELVHLAQYGSRDCASPRTQSMLYAMEARAYANMGQPGRCKRAVRMAEDTFAESDEWDEPDPDWIRFFSEAELYGENSHSFRDLAYVAGRSPTYASLAEPLMRKAVKLFAGDHDHQRSYVLNLIGMATVHLLQREPEQSATLATQAMKEAKKVRSERVNTRIRKTVDSAVRDFGDLSEVVDLTERLTIELPETAEAV
- a CDS encoding bifunctional DNA primase/polymerase, producing the protein MGFTIGGIREIRSGARRRGRSSECTAVAEFTGLWGWDAVPGARAAAGVCSCGRSDCREPGAHPLTFAPRVPAGATLDDVSRTWSEFPGAAVMLPVGRAFDVIDVAEAAGRRALVRLERMGLPLGPVTATPEGRAQFFVAPGAAAELTGLLYRMGWDDPTALDLHGLGPGTFVTAPPSDRGGLGPVRWLRPPALDSATRPPQARLLLGTLAYLAHRSRA
- the ftsY gene encoding signal recognition particle-docking protein FtsY, which encodes METVILAVVIAVVVLGVLAGLVVGSRRKKSLPPPPPTAPDITAPPAEPHVGDEAETPRDEPRRTIEEVDLPGGGSTGTAVEEPPVVEVPELEIPEPTEGRLVRLRARLSRSQNALGKGLLTLLSREHLDEDTWEEIEDTLLTADVGVLPTQELVERLRERVRVLGTRTPEGLRGLLRDELLKLVGTDVDRTVKTEPAERKPGIVMVVGVNGTGKTTTTGKLARVLVADGRTVVLGAADTFRAAAADQLQTWGERVGAHTVRGPEAGDPASVAFDAVKEGKEMGVDVVLIDTAGRLHTKTGLMDELGKVKRVVEKHAPLDEVLLVLDATTGQNGLVQARVFAEVVNITGIVLTKLDGTAKGGIVIAVQRELGVPVKLIGLGEGADDLAPFEPEAFVDALIGD
- a CDS encoding ammonium transporter, coding for MAQAAITLAADAPTLSSANTGFMLICSALVLIMTPGLAFFYGGMVRVKSTLNMLMMSFISIGIVTILWVLYGFSLAFGTDSGSLIGWNSDWVGLSNIGLTELWDGYTIPIFVFMVFQMMFAIITPALISGALADRVKFSAWALFVALWATVVYFPVAHWVWGAGGWAFELGVIDFAGGTAVHINAGAAALGVILVIGKRVGFKKDPMRPHSLPLVMLGAGLLWFGWFGFNAGSWLGNDDGVGALMFVNTQVATAAAMLAWLVYEKIRHGAFTTLGAASGAVAGLVAITPSGGAVSPLGAIAVGVIAGVLCAMAVGLKYRFGYDDSLDVVGVHLVGGVVGSLLIGFFASGKGQSDVEGLFYGGGLDQFWKQCAGVFAVLAYSLVVSAVLAFLLDKTIGMRVTEDVEVAGIDQAEHAETAYDFSGAGGGAARTTALPTAVTDASKKVDA